ggggagaatgcttctggaacatggccacacagcccgaaagacatacaacaacccaataataatgataatcaaggtggccagtggcaacagacaagacttctttctcccatcctggacattatttcacagatatataaacctcacttgcttagtttccaacaaacctcacaacctctgaggatgcctgccatagatgtgggcaaaacgtcaggagagaatgcttctggaacatgaccagacagcctggaaaactcacagcaacccaatcgaGTGTTTTGTTCTGTTGGTGGCACTGAAATAAGTGTCTGTCTCACAATCGATggtatcttagaatcaaagaaatgcgGTAGATATGAGTCTCCATGCAGAGGAAAGCGGGGTGGAAATAAAGCAAGAAATAATCTATCGATTTCACTCCCAATGCTTTCAGTGTTAGGTCTTTTGCAGCAGAAGATCCCCTGCCAGTGGAGGACACCGGGTGCCCCCGAGCACCCGCAAGCCTTGCAAGCAAAGCCCTCTTTGAAAATTACACCTGTTTTCTGTGTGTCCAGAGCAAGGAGGACTCAAGGTGCCCGAAGGCAGGAAGGTCTCGGCGCTGTCCATTCAGCACCATGTCGAGCCGCAGATACTCCGGCTACCTGGCCGACGATGAGAGCATGCGGGGACCTCAGGTACGAGAGCACCGCCCCTTTAAGTTGCCAGTGAAGTctaatttaattacattttagtGACTGCAATGTGAATTTGTGACAAAGAACACGGAGTTCGGAACAAGTGACTTCAAATTAAAAAGGACAGGGCATGAGAAACAAATGCTTGGCTTGAAAGCAGGGGTTGCCCAAATGTTGGCCCACCGATGATttgggacttcatctcccaggctTGGCCAACAGccggaaattctgggagctggagcccAAAGccaccccaaccccaaatggAAATACATTGAAATACTGAAATCAGAGATAGCTTGGGTAAGGTGCCTATGTGTGCAACCATTTGGACAGAGAGGAAAGCTAGGGAAATTTTGATATGTtttgattatgtgattttaaagtatGTGTTGTTTTGATATGTATTcaaggcatcaaattgtgcctttgttgtgagctgccctgagtcccctttggggtgagaagggcagaatataaataaatacataaatacagtagagtctcactaatccaacactcacttatccaatgttgtggattatccaacgcattttttcaatacatcatgatattttggtgctaaatttgtaaatacagtaattactacataacattactgcatattgaactactttgtgtgtcaaatttgttgtctaacatgatgttttggtgcttaatttgtcaaatcctaacctaatttgatgttgaataggcttttccttaatccctcctcattatcaaagacattcacttatccaacattctgccggcccgtttatgttcgataagtcaggctctactgtatattaaaaaattTAGGACAGTATTCAGGATCCCCAAGACAGAAGAGTTAGTGGCAATGCTGGCTAGAGGATTCTGGGTGTTTGAGTGTTCCAAAAGTAATTTCTCCCAACTCTTGGAGGAATTGGCTTATTTCTGCTGCAACTCTAGGATgctactagagcaggcatgggcaaacttcgaccctccaagtttttggacttcagctgtctGAAGACCAAGCCTTCTTTAAGGACAAAGGTTCCATTGTCCCAATACCCATAGTGGCCATTTTGCCAGACCTGAGAAAGCCAAGAAGGTCTTAGTGGCAGCGAAGAAGAGACAAGAGGGCTGTCTGGGTCTGACTTTGCCAATtccttgctttgctttgcttgcagaTGAGGAACCCCAGCCCCAAAAGAAAGGTTTCCGAGTGGAGGAATGCGCTGAGGCAGCCCTCCCCCCACCCATTCTGGAATCCGGAGATGACATCCTCGAGGTCCACCACTCCGTCTTTTGGATCCGAACACCGCAGGAGACACAAGCCCCGTCCCAGCACCAGCAGCGCCGGGGAGAGCCGTATCCTCGCCGATGAATTTTCCGAATTTGTGGATTTCCTGGCCGACGAGAACGTCCTGGACAGCCTCCAGCGCATCATGGAGGACGCCGTCCGCAAGCTGCGGGAGGTCACCTTGGAGGACGGGCAGCGTCTCTTCAATGTCCAGGAAGACTCCCGCTCGAGCGCCGAAAGCGAGCCGTGGTCCTTCTCCTACAGCTCCACGCGCTCCCGCTCCAGGTATCCCACCACCAGCACCACCACCGATAGCACCTCCAGCTCCGAGGAAGACTGGTTCGCTGGGGCCGCCGCCAAGCAGCCAAGACCCCCGCCCAAAGCCGAAGACAAGGTCTGCCTCTTGGATAAGTACGCCTCGCGACTCCCCAAGCTGGACAGCAAGAAGGTGGATCACGTGTCCGGCCGGTTCCATGCAGAGGTATTTCCACGCCGTTATTGAAGGACAGCGGCCTTGAGTTTATCCGCCCTTCTTTACCCAATGTAACCCATGCATGGCAATAAATTTCTTTGCAAATATCCCGATCTGTAGTATCCGCTATGAAAAGCCGGGTGGGGAACGGGGGCGGGCCATCATCCCAACCAGTCTAGGCACAGCTAGCATATGGTTTTCGCCGTAAACCCAGTAATCTTTTGGGACTAAGTTGGCTCTCCGGGTGAAACCCTCTGGTTCTCTGCTGTGTCGTAGCTTTTGTTATATTTCTGGCTACGATGAAAACATTTAAGCCATTCCAGTGAGCTGATAAATGGCACAGCCAATACCCAGTTTTGGCTCAATTACAGAGTCCAGTTCAGATGGCAACAAGACCTATATATTGTGAGTTTTTCAACATTTCCCTAGTCGAGTGCATTCCTAGTACACAAACCATGACCTTTGGTTTCTAGGCAAAGGGTGATTTTCTATCTCCATATttattatcctgcctttctcccaatatgggacccaaggcagctcaaAACGGAAGTAGAAAACCAAAATATAAGTTAAAACCAAGTACAGGAAAAGATAGAATGGGCTGGCATTCGGTATCACAGTTATGGATTTGTAACCTAGAGCTATGGTTTCCTAACTACTCCATATTCAGGAAAATAGCCTGGTCTTGATGGAAAGGCTACACAAATACCCTTCCAGCCCAACCTTAAGAACCAGCAGCCAAACTGGAAAGAAAGACTGGTGTTGACCAAGGTTCAATGAGGTTCAGTGTGGAGAACAGAACCTGCAGTTGGGAAAGTTTGCAATTACTAGTCTCCATTTGATGGCAACAATGCTGTCTCTAATGCTTTGTGAAAAATATACCCTGAGTCCCAATACCATTGATCCCAAAGTAGACTCTTTACTTGGCTCTAAAGATCCCAATTCTTCCAGCAGAAACAGGATGGCGCAAGTACGAGAGAAGTGGTAACGGAAAAGGGCAAGGAAGTTGGAACGGGTTCAGAAGATCCAATGGAAAAGTACGGTTTCCATGTTAAAAGGTGGAAATCAGCCAAGGATTCCAGTATGGGGACGGGTGGGGTAAGATCGTCAAGGTGATGAAAGTCTTGGGTTCGAATCCTGATCAAGCCAATTGCCTTAAAGTAGTTGAATAGGAGAACACAACATTCACATGCCCATTGGATTCTTGGCATTTCCAGGTAGAGCTGGAATGTAAGGTAGAGAAGAAGTGGTCAATTTGTAGATGTGATTGGGATGTAACTCAGCTCAGACCTTGCTATCATGGCAAAGAATGGGAAAAGTAACTGTTGAACAATGCACAGAGGGCCACACATTGTGTAGACCATATAGAACTAGATGCACCAACGGCCCCACTTGGTCTAGAGCACCTTCTTGGGTCCCTCTTTAACCGATTCTGATTGTCCGTCTCCCCAAAGTGGAATGGTACCCATCCTACCCTTGCTCCTCCCTTTGCGACTTATTCCGATGCAGCTATAATgcccttttctcctttctcttacTTTCTCCGTTGCTCGCTTGCAGACATTTTCAGAGCGATCAGGGGACGATTATTTTTACCGGCAAGAACACCTCCACATTTGGGCCAAACTGGCCGAGTCTTTTGAGAAGTTCCAACCGCCCAAAAAGgattatttttccaaatttaaGAAAGAGCCGCAGGAGTCGCTATCGGTCGAATCCCTCCAAAAGGAAATCACCAATGTCTTGAAACGCCCGGGCATCCCGACGTATTCCCCGGACCAGCAACCTTTCCTAGCTCTGGATTTCTTGGAAGAACACAAAATCCTCTCGGCCCTTCAAGACATTATCAACCAAGCTGTCCAGAAGGTCCTGCAGGCAACGGGAACGGATGGGGTTCCTTTGGTGAGCCTTTTCGATGACGAAGGCCGCCCCGTGGCATTCTGGGACTCTTCCATGGAAGAGActgatgaggaagaggaggaaggagaagaagaagaaatggaaaggagTGGCTCAGCAGTTTCTGGGAGTGGAGAAGATACATCAGATGATTTTTCGGATGGCAGCAAGTCAGGCgatgggaagaagaagaggaagaagaaggggaaaaagaagaagaagaagaaggcggaGACATCGCCGGTGGAAGACAAGGGCAAAGCCAAATACACCCCGCCGCCCCTTCTGAAATCCAGGCGCAAGTCTTTCACGCCTGAAGAAGCTCAACGCAAGCCAAAATATGTGCCTCCTCCACTCCCAAAATCAAAGCCAAGGGCTCCGCAGGGGACGCCTCCACCCAAGCCCAAATATGTGCCTCCTCCGCTTCCCAAGCCGAAGCTGAAGAAGAAAGAATCGGTCCAGATGGAAGCCGAACCAGCCAAACAGGTATGGCATTGACTTGAACTGCAAGAGAAATTATGAAAACAACCTTCTAAGATCACGGAATCCATCTGGTTGCTTGCTAGGTGGGTTCTGTGATCCTTCTTGGGGGCAGCCACCACTATGAAGACCCCGCATTCTTATGCTCATCGTCCTAGTTTAATTTGACTGTAGCAtccatagaatataataataatataataaaactttatttatatgccgccctatctcccggatgggactcagggctgtgtccaatcataaaaacaacacaaattttACATAACaagataataacacattattaagcaaagtaaaaatacaattatcgAATGCCTTACAAATATGACTTCAACATCCAGCCGTCTCAAGGAGAACTGGCAAGTGGTCTTGTTGAATAACATGCTGTTCATGTGTGCCTTCAGTTTGTTTACGAACGGGGAATCTATTATAGGGATCCaataatataggtaaaggttttcgtgtctgactctgggggttggtgctcatctccatttctaagccgaagagcgggcgttgtccatacacacctccaaggtcatgtggccactggcatgactgcatggagcgccattaccttccctattgatctactcacattcgcatgttttgtggccataggcatgactgcatggagcgccattaccttccctattgatctactcacattcgcatgttttgtggccataggcatgactgcatggagcgccattaccttccctattgatctactcacattcgcatgtttttgaactgctaggttggcaggagctggggctaacagcgggcgctcattccgctccagggatttgaacctggcaccttttggtctgcaaattcagcagctcagcactttaacacactgtgccaccaacccTAACGCTAACCCAGTAATATACCACTGGGTAAATCTTCTAAAACCCGTTATCCTCTGTTTGTTTTTTCCCTGTCGTTCGCAGC
This genomic interval from Anolis carolinensis isolate JA03-04 chromosome X, rAnoCar3.1.pri, whole genome shotgun sequence contains the following:
- the ccdc116 gene encoding coiled-coil domain-containing protein 116; this encodes MSSRRYSGYLADDESMRGPQMRNPSPKRKVSEWRNALRQPSPHPFWNPEMTSSRSTTPSFGSEHRRRHKPRPSTSSAGESRILADEFSEFVDFLADENVLDSLQRIMEDAVRKLREVTLEDGQRLFNVQEDSRSSAESEPWSFSYSSTRSRSRYPTTSTTTDSTSSSEEDWFAGAAAKQPRPPPKAEDKVCLLDKYASRLPKLDSKKVDHVSGRFHAETFSERSGDDYFYRQEHLHIWAKLAESFEKFQPPKKDYFSKFKKEPQESLSVESLQKEITNVLKRPGIPTYSPDQQPFLALDFLEEHKILSALQDIINQAVQKVLQATGTDGVPLVSLFDDEGRPVAFWDSSMEETDEEEEEGEEEEMERSGSAVSGSGEDTSDDFSDGSKSGDGKKKRKKKGKKKKKKKAETSPVEDKGKAKYTPPPLLKSRRKSFTPEEAQRKPKYVPPPLPKSKPRAPQGTPPPKPKYVPPPLPKPKLKKKESVQMEAEPAKQPLLTKHIITAKDVKRARLQARPIPKQSVINFLIENAAKLVLYKYNYETLLCSKLGLISVPVTKVLLEIMFGYKRMKGSGIRLSSQIDWAKVYDEIYAPRPPRPKMPRRKLADGKKGRAVKGKGKGKGGVKLPGAKKAVFFQPEMAGGKVVVMGTPTEQELSSWDIQLGESATEEEYEDEEGPEIFEIVPPHFLGGETDDFSADEADEDSLAQPSFSVLGASTPKDSPVRSAASEDDSFKISSAPEESEGSSLAVSSKKSGSRKFSVPPPASARGSQALFPEVEPAASSSAENVRKMSSRKSTLGGEGSKTVFPKI